The Dermochelys coriacea isolate rDerCor1 chromosome 7, rDerCor1.pri.v4, whole genome shotgun sequence genome window below encodes:
- the NOC3L gene encoding nucleolar complex protein 3 homolog isoform X2, whose amino-acid sequence MKPRKNKKRVPSFRKLLKTSKVKLDNKLKNKQFKHQSVAKKYRKEQRKLRQAVKDVTSRTSVPLEEYKTKHAAERKEEEEEEEALPLDMMDDDDLKLMEDLAQKASFVTRDLSSSEPVHAKKRKQERVIDRYEKMPRRMQTEPEKELIHLLPIKDKSGIIPQTMEKPVIGVVQNEEDEDTEEMEVVEASSEEPQPVLTTDELLIQRRRKLQDKKIHIAALAAAILSDPENSIKKLKELRAMLMEQDPSVAVIVRKLVMVSLMEIFKDITPSYKIRPLTEAEKHTKVRKETQKLREFEEGLVSQYKFYLENLEQTVKDWKQRKLKKSNVISLKAYKGLAEIAVKCLCELLVVLPHFNFHNNIIVLIVPLMNDTSKLISEMCCEAVKKLFKQDKLGSVSLGVVKVISGLVKSRNYDVRPEVLKIFFHLRIKEVEVKKDTEDITAKKKFMSCKEKRKNLSRMQRKWKKAEEKLERELLEAEASESKEKKLKLHTETLNIVFLTYFRILKKVQKSPLLPAVLEGLAKFAHLINVEFFDDLLVVLHSLIASGDLSYRESLHCVLTAFHILSGQGDVLNIDPSKFYSHLYRTLFRLHAGATNDDMVIVLQCLDVMLTKRRKQVSQQRALAFIKRLSTLALHVLPNSSVGILATNRILMQIFPKTDLLLDNEAQGSGLYLPELDEPECCNAQNTALWELHTLRRHYHPTVQKFADHLIAGAPGEGSEALRPDLSRRSGTELFETYNMKGMTFNPPVASVTPRKKDKFLQGDSFLNEELKELIQTHLNEAAVHRPVDFAKHLKESSLS is encoded by the exons ATGAAGCCG agaaaaaataaaaaacgaGTTCCAAGTTTTCGCAAGTTGCTGAAAACTAGTAAAGTAAAACTCGacaacaagttaaagaataaaCAGTTTAAGCATCAGAGCGTTGCTAAGAAATATCGAAAAGAGCAAAGAAAACTTAGGCAAGCTGTCAAAGATGTTACATCCAGAACATCTGTTCCATTGGAGGAATACAAGACAAAACATGCAG CtgaaagaaaggaggaagaggaggaagaggaagcacTTCCACTGGATATGATGGATGACGATGacctgaaattaatggaagattTGGCTCAAAAAGCATCATTTGTAACGAGAGACCTTTCTTCTAG TGAACCTGTTCATGCCAAGAAACGAAAACAGGAAAGAGTGATTGACAGATATGAGAAAATGCCAAGGCGCATGCAGACTGAGCCAGAAAAAGAACTTATTCACCTGCTTCCTATCAAAGACAAAAGTGGCATTATTCCacaaacaatggaaaagccag TCATCGGTGTTGTGCAGAATGAAGAGGATGAAGACACAGAAGAAATGGAGGTGGTAGAAG CATCTAGTGAAGAACCCCAGCCTGTGCTCACTACAGATGAACTGCTAATTCAAAGGAGGAGAAAGCTGCAGGATAAGAAGATACACATTGCAGCCTTAGCAGCTGCCATTCTGTCTGACCCTGAAAACAGC ATAAAGAAGCTGAAAGAGTTGCGTGCCATGCTAATGGAACAAGACCCCAGTGTGGCTGTGATTGTTCGGAAGCTGGTGATGGTTTCTCTGATGGAAATATTCAAAGATATTACTCCTTCTTACAAAATTCGGCCTCTGACTGAAGCAGAAAAACATACCAAG GTTAGAAAAGAAACTCAGAAACTAAGGGAATTTGAAGAAGGCCTTGTGAGCCAGTACAAGTTTTACTTGGAAAATCTGGAACAAACAGTTAAAG aCTGGAAGCAGAGGAAGCTGAAGAAAAGTAATGTGATCTCATTAAAAGCATATAAAGGTCTGGCAGAGATTGCAGTCAAGTGTCTGTGTGAGCTTCTTGTGGTGCTGCCTCACTTCAATTTCCACAACAACATCATTGTCCTGATTGTACCTCTCATGAATGACACATCAAAATTG ATTTCTGAAATGTGTTGTGAAGCTGTAAAGAAGCTCTTTAAACAAGACAAACTGGGCTCTGTTTCTCTGGGTGTTGTTAAGGTGATTTCTGGCCTTGTAAAAAGCAGAAATTATGATGTTAGACCTGAG GTGCTAAAAATATTCTTTCATCTAAGAATTAAAGAAGTAGAAGTAAAAAAAGACACAGAAGACATTACTGCAAAGAAAAAGTTCATGtcctgtaaggagaaaaggaaaaatcttTCAAGGATGCAAAGAAAG tGGAAGAAAGCAGAAGAGAAGCTGGAACGAGAACTCCTGGAAGCAGAAGCCTCAGagagtaaagaaaaaaaacttaaaCTG cacacagagactctgaatattgtatttttaacttACTTCAGAATACTGAAGAAAGTACAGAAATCCCCTCTTTTGCCTGCGGTACTGGAAGGTCTTGCAAA GTTTGCCCATCTcataaatgtagaattttttgaTGACCTGTTGGTGGTTCTACATTCTCTCATTGCATCTGGG GATCTAAGCTATCGGGAGAGCCTTCATTGCGTTCTCACTGCTTTTCATATTCTGTCTGGCCAAG gtgatGTTCTTAACATTGACCCTTCCAAGTTCTACAGTCACCTTTACAGAACACTATTTAGGCTACATGCGG GTGCTACGAATGATGACATGGTGATAGTGCTTCAGTGCCTGGATGTAATGCTTACCAAACGTAGGAAACAGGTTTCCCAGCAACGAGCCCTTGCTTTCATAAAGCGACTTTCCACACTTGCTCTCCATGTCCTTCCAAATTCCAGTGTTGGGATCTTGGCAACCAACAGAATATTGATGCAA ATATTCCCAAAAACAGACCTCCTGCTAGATAATGAGGCTCAAGGCAGTGGACTGTATCTCCCTGAACTGGATGAGCCAGAGTGTTGCAATGCTCAGAACACAGCTCTGTGGGAATTACATACGCTCCGG AGACACTATCATCCAACAGTGCAGAAATTTGCAGATCACCTTATTGCTGGAGCTCCAGGTGAAGGTTCAGAAGCTCTCAGACCAGATCTGAGCCGAAG GTCTGGCACAGAACTTTTTGAGACATATAATATGAAAGGAATGACATTTAATCCTCCTGTAGCATCAGTTACACCTAGAAAAAAG GATAAATTTTTACAAGGGGATTCATTTCTAAATGAAGAGTTAAAGGAATTGATTCAGACACATCTCAATGAGGCTGCTGTTCACAGACCCGTGGATTTTGCTAAACACTTAAAGGAATCATCCCTATCATAA
- the NOC3L gene encoding nucleolar complex protein 3 homolog isoform X1, translated as MAGSCEGEWSGRKNKKRVPSFRKLLKTSKVKLDNKLKNKQFKHQSVAKKYRKEQRKLRQAVKDVTSRTSVPLEEYKTKHAAERKEEEEEEEALPLDMMDDDDLKLMEDLAQKASFVTRDLSSSEPVHAKKRKQERVIDRYEKMPRRMQTEPEKELIHLLPIKDKSGIIPQTMEKPVIGVVQNEEDEDTEEMEVVEASSEEPQPVLTTDELLIQRRRKLQDKKIHIAALAAAILSDPENSIKKLKELRAMLMEQDPSVAVIVRKLVMVSLMEIFKDITPSYKIRPLTEAEKHTKVRKETQKLREFEEGLVSQYKFYLENLEQTVKDWKQRKLKKSNVISLKAYKGLAEIAVKCLCELLVVLPHFNFHNNIIVLIVPLMNDTSKLISEMCCEAVKKLFKQDKLGSVSLGVVKVISGLVKSRNYDVRPEVLKIFFHLRIKEVEVKKDTEDITAKKKFMSCKEKRKNLSRMQRKWKKAEEKLERELLEAEASESKEKKLKLHTETLNIVFLTYFRILKKVQKSPLLPAVLEGLAKFAHLINVEFFDDLLVVLHSLIASGDLSYRESLHCVLTAFHILSGQGDVLNIDPSKFYSHLYRTLFRLHAGATNDDMVIVLQCLDVMLTKRRKQVSQQRALAFIKRLSTLALHVLPNSSVGILATNRILMQIFPKTDLLLDNEAQGSGLYLPELDEPECCNAQNTALWELHTLRRHYHPTVQKFADHLIAGAPGEGSEALRPDLSRRSGTELFETYNMKGMTFNPPVASVTPRKKDKFLQGDSFLNEELKELIQTHLNEAAVHRPVDFAKHLKESSLS; from the exons ATGGCAGGGTCCTGTGAGGGAGAGTGGAGCGGG agaaaaaataaaaaacgaGTTCCAAGTTTTCGCAAGTTGCTGAAAACTAGTAAAGTAAAACTCGacaacaagttaaagaataaaCAGTTTAAGCATCAGAGCGTTGCTAAGAAATATCGAAAAGAGCAAAGAAAACTTAGGCAAGCTGTCAAAGATGTTACATCCAGAACATCTGTTCCATTGGAGGAATACAAGACAAAACATGCAG CtgaaagaaaggaggaagaggaggaagaggaagcacTTCCACTGGATATGATGGATGACGATGacctgaaattaatggaagattTGGCTCAAAAAGCATCATTTGTAACGAGAGACCTTTCTTCTAG TGAACCTGTTCATGCCAAGAAACGAAAACAGGAAAGAGTGATTGACAGATATGAGAAAATGCCAAGGCGCATGCAGACTGAGCCAGAAAAAGAACTTATTCACCTGCTTCCTATCAAAGACAAAAGTGGCATTATTCCacaaacaatggaaaagccag TCATCGGTGTTGTGCAGAATGAAGAGGATGAAGACACAGAAGAAATGGAGGTGGTAGAAG CATCTAGTGAAGAACCCCAGCCTGTGCTCACTACAGATGAACTGCTAATTCAAAGGAGGAGAAAGCTGCAGGATAAGAAGATACACATTGCAGCCTTAGCAGCTGCCATTCTGTCTGACCCTGAAAACAGC ATAAAGAAGCTGAAAGAGTTGCGTGCCATGCTAATGGAACAAGACCCCAGTGTGGCTGTGATTGTTCGGAAGCTGGTGATGGTTTCTCTGATGGAAATATTCAAAGATATTACTCCTTCTTACAAAATTCGGCCTCTGACTGAAGCAGAAAAACATACCAAG GTTAGAAAAGAAACTCAGAAACTAAGGGAATTTGAAGAAGGCCTTGTGAGCCAGTACAAGTTTTACTTGGAAAATCTGGAACAAACAGTTAAAG aCTGGAAGCAGAGGAAGCTGAAGAAAAGTAATGTGATCTCATTAAAAGCATATAAAGGTCTGGCAGAGATTGCAGTCAAGTGTCTGTGTGAGCTTCTTGTGGTGCTGCCTCACTTCAATTTCCACAACAACATCATTGTCCTGATTGTACCTCTCATGAATGACACATCAAAATTG ATTTCTGAAATGTGTTGTGAAGCTGTAAAGAAGCTCTTTAAACAAGACAAACTGGGCTCTGTTTCTCTGGGTGTTGTTAAGGTGATTTCTGGCCTTGTAAAAAGCAGAAATTATGATGTTAGACCTGAG GTGCTAAAAATATTCTTTCATCTAAGAATTAAAGAAGTAGAAGTAAAAAAAGACACAGAAGACATTACTGCAAAGAAAAAGTTCATGtcctgtaaggagaaaaggaaaaatcttTCAAGGATGCAAAGAAAG tGGAAGAAAGCAGAAGAGAAGCTGGAACGAGAACTCCTGGAAGCAGAAGCCTCAGagagtaaagaaaaaaaacttaaaCTG cacacagagactctgaatattgtatttttaacttACTTCAGAATACTGAAGAAAGTACAGAAATCCCCTCTTTTGCCTGCGGTACTGGAAGGTCTTGCAAA GTTTGCCCATCTcataaatgtagaattttttgaTGACCTGTTGGTGGTTCTACATTCTCTCATTGCATCTGGG GATCTAAGCTATCGGGAGAGCCTTCATTGCGTTCTCACTGCTTTTCATATTCTGTCTGGCCAAG gtgatGTTCTTAACATTGACCCTTCCAAGTTCTACAGTCACCTTTACAGAACACTATTTAGGCTACATGCGG GTGCTACGAATGATGACATGGTGATAGTGCTTCAGTGCCTGGATGTAATGCTTACCAAACGTAGGAAACAGGTTTCCCAGCAACGAGCCCTTGCTTTCATAAAGCGACTTTCCACACTTGCTCTCCATGTCCTTCCAAATTCCAGTGTTGGGATCTTGGCAACCAACAGAATATTGATGCAA ATATTCCCAAAAACAGACCTCCTGCTAGATAATGAGGCTCAAGGCAGTGGACTGTATCTCCCTGAACTGGATGAGCCAGAGTGTTGCAATGCTCAGAACACAGCTCTGTGGGAATTACATACGCTCCGG AGACACTATCATCCAACAGTGCAGAAATTTGCAGATCACCTTATTGCTGGAGCTCCAGGTGAAGGTTCAGAAGCTCTCAGACCAGATCTGAGCCGAAG GTCTGGCACAGAACTTTTTGAGACATATAATATGAAAGGAATGACATTTAATCCTCCTGTAGCATCAGTTACACCTAGAAAAAAG GATAAATTTTTACAAGGGGATTCATTTCTAAATGAAGAGTTAAAGGAATTGATTCAGACACATCTCAATGAGGCTGCTGTTCACAGACCCGTGGATTTTGCTAAACACTTAAAGGAATCATCCCTATCATAA
- the NOC3L gene encoding nucleolar complex protein 3 homolog isoform X3, which produces MMDDDDLKLMEDLAQKASFVTRDLSSSEPVHAKKRKQERVIDRYEKMPRRMQTEPEKELIHLLPIKDKSGIIPQTMEKPVIGVVQNEEDEDTEEMEVVEASSEEPQPVLTTDELLIQRRRKLQDKKIHIAALAAAILSDPENSIKKLKELRAMLMEQDPSVAVIVRKLVMVSLMEIFKDITPSYKIRPLTEAEKHTKVRKETQKLREFEEGLVSQYKFYLENLEQTVKDWKQRKLKKSNVISLKAYKGLAEIAVKCLCELLVVLPHFNFHNNIIVLIVPLMNDTSKLISEMCCEAVKKLFKQDKLGSVSLGVVKVISGLVKSRNYDVRPEVLKIFFHLRIKEVEVKKDTEDITAKKKFMSCKEKRKNLSRMQRKWKKAEEKLERELLEAEASESKEKKLKLHTETLNIVFLTYFRILKKVQKSPLLPAVLEGLAKFAHLINVEFFDDLLVVLHSLIASGDLSYRESLHCVLTAFHILSGQGDVLNIDPSKFYSHLYRTLFRLHAGATNDDMVIVLQCLDVMLTKRRKQVSQQRALAFIKRLSTLALHVLPNSSVGILATNRILMQIFPKTDLLLDNEAQGSGLYLPELDEPECCNAQNTALWELHTLRRHYHPTVQKFADHLIAGAPGEGSEALRPDLSRRSGTELFETYNMKGMTFNPPVASVTPRKKDKFLQGDSFLNEELKELIQTHLNEAAVHRPVDFAKHLKESSLS; this is translated from the exons ATGATGGATGACGATGacctgaaattaatggaagattTGGCTCAAAAAGCATCATTTGTAACGAGAGACCTTTCTTCTAG TGAACCTGTTCATGCCAAGAAACGAAAACAGGAAAGAGTGATTGACAGATATGAGAAAATGCCAAGGCGCATGCAGACTGAGCCAGAAAAAGAACTTATTCACCTGCTTCCTATCAAAGACAAAAGTGGCATTATTCCacaaacaatggaaaagccag TCATCGGTGTTGTGCAGAATGAAGAGGATGAAGACACAGAAGAAATGGAGGTGGTAGAAG CATCTAGTGAAGAACCCCAGCCTGTGCTCACTACAGATGAACTGCTAATTCAAAGGAGGAGAAAGCTGCAGGATAAGAAGATACACATTGCAGCCTTAGCAGCTGCCATTCTGTCTGACCCTGAAAACAGC ATAAAGAAGCTGAAAGAGTTGCGTGCCATGCTAATGGAACAAGACCCCAGTGTGGCTGTGATTGTTCGGAAGCTGGTGATGGTTTCTCTGATGGAAATATTCAAAGATATTACTCCTTCTTACAAAATTCGGCCTCTGACTGAAGCAGAAAAACATACCAAG GTTAGAAAAGAAACTCAGAAACTAAGGGAATTTGAAGAAGGCCTTGTGAGCCAGTACAAGTTTTACTTGGAAAATCTGGAACAAACAGTTAAAG aCTGGAAGCAGAGGAAGCTGAAGAAAAGTAATGTGATCTCATTAAAAGCATATAAAGGTCTGGCAGAGATTGCAGTCAAGTGTCTGTGTGAGCTTCTTGTGGTGCTGCCTCACTTCAATTTCCACAACAACATCATTGTCCTGATTGTACCTCTCATGAATGACACATCAAAATTG ATTTCTGAAATGTGTTGTGAAGCTGTAAAGAAGCTCTTTAAACAAGACAAACTGGGCTCTGTTTCTCTGGGTGTTGTTAAGGTGATTTCTGGCCTTGTAAAAAGCAGAAATTATGATGTTAGACCTGAG GTGCTAAAAATATTCTTTCATCTAAGAATTAAAGAAGTAGAAGTAAAAAAAGACACAGAAGACATTACTGCAAAGAAAAAGTTCATGtcctgtaaggagaaaaggaaaaatcttTCAAGGATGCAAAGAAAG tGGAAGAAAGCAGAAGAGAAGCTGGAACGAGAACTCCTGGAAGCAGAAGCCTCAGagagtaaagaaaaaaaacttaaaCTG cacacagagactctgaatattgtatttttaacttACTTCAGAATACTGAAGAAAGTACAGAAATCCCCTCTTTTGCCTGCGGTACTGGAAGGTCTTGCAAA GTTTGCCCATCTcataaatgtagaattttttgaTGACCTGTTGGTGGTTCTACATTCTCTCATTGCATCTGGG GATCTAAGCTATCGGGAGAGCCTTCATTGCGTTCTCACTGCTTTTCATATTCTGTCTGGCCAAG gtgatGTTCTTAACATTGACCCTTCCAAGTTCTACAGTCACCTTTACAGAACACTATTTAGGCTACATGCGG GTGCTACGAATGATGACATGGTGATAGTGCTTCAGTGCCTGGATGTAATGCTTACCAAACGTAGGAAACAGGTTTCCCAGCAACGAGCCCTTGCTTTCATAAAGCGACTTTCCACACTTGCTCTCCATGTCCTTCCAAATTCCAGTGTTGGGATCTTGGCAACCAACAGAATATTGATGCAA ATATTCCCAAAAACAGACCTCCTGCTAGATAATGAGGCTCAAGGCAGTGGACTGTATCTCCCTGAACTGGATGAGCCAGAGTGTTGCAATGCTCAGAACACAGCTCTGTGGGAATTACATACGCTCCGG AGACACTATCATCCAACAGTGCAGAAATTTGCAGATCACCTTATTGCTGGAGCTCCAGGTGAAGGTTCAGAAGCTCTCAGACCAGATCTGAGCCGAAG GTCTGGCACAGAACTTTTTGAGACATATAATATGAAAGGAATGACATTTAATCCTCCTGTAGCATCAGTTACACCTAGAAAAAAG GATAAATTTTTACAAGGGGATTCATTTCTAAATGAAGAGTTAAAGGAATTGATTCAGACACATCTCAATGAGGCTGCTGTTCACAGACCCGTGGATTTTGCTAAACACTTAAAGGAATCATCCCTATCATAA